The nucleotide sequence ggaggtaactaattttgtttactcattttacgtcaagttgtgtgaagggactaaaacctatgagcagggggtatattcacttggctaacatagacagtccccgagctcgtaatagaactaaaatgaggaaaatctgaataaaatcacggcctaaccctaacctggtacacatactacaggagtaccgtcTCGAGTGTGTGGGATTTTATTAAATTCTCTGTTtcatttcaattaatttttgtcctgctgttatttttatatttatttcttttttacttCGAATTTTGAACAAGGCAATGGAAAAGCAGCAATGCAAGGCTGCTACCGTTAGTCTTATATTATTGTCAGtttgatttgaatttgaaaaataaatagaaattcAGATTCATTAATTTCTCTCTTCATTCCAGTTTAAGGTGTTTGAGCAGAATTGAACATATGGTAAAATGATTTTTCGAAAATTCTTCAATTAATGGTATTGTTAGTTTGCGAAATTAAACTTTTAGCGTTATATAGTGAATTATTGAATGAACTtccaatagaactaaaataaggaaaataggaataaaattatggtctaacctggtacacatactatgggagtgcCAATTATTATGTCTAGTGTGTCTTGCAGATGAGTTAATAAGTGTTTACGAACTGTAATTCTCAATAGCCGCTGTACTGATGGGTACTTACTTCTGTGGTCACCCATAGTTTTGCGCAAAGAATAAACCCCTCTATTTCTGAAACAGATTGCTTTGaatcaattttcttttgttagtcAATTCTCAAATAACTTCGCTCTGATCAaaccaaataaataaataaaacgtttTCCCTGGTGCACAAAACTATAACATCTTTTAGCAGTGAGCGCCATGAATCacaaaatgaatgtttaaaatagGAACTACCACGAATTATAATAACCACAGCTTGATGTTCTCACTTGGATTATTTGCTCTAGGAATAGTTGTGACAAGATTATTAGTTCCATTAAGTTTACTTTAGTACATTCATAATATTATTCGAGACATCTTTTTTTGAACCATAATATACTGCTGTTCCGCTCCATGCATTTGAATGACATTAtataagaaatatatcaattcCAACTAAGAATAGTTCCACTCAACCATGACTGAGCAGAATTTTTAGGACTTGTAACTTGATCTAGATGGAATCAGACTTCGGAACAGTTGCCAAATAGGTGAGGTTTTATGTTTCACTGCTGGTTCAAAGAAGATTGTGCTTTTTTATATCAGAGTTAAAAGCTGTTAAGATCTATATGTATGTAGATTTAATTATTAGTTTTGGTCAATGTTTTTCGTTTAAGctgtttttattgtattttcgactagcatataaatatattgagATGTTTCAATGAAATTGTGATTTATGGGTTGCCAGGTTGTATAGTTTTGTCGGGTTGTACATTGTTATGGAaagtaaaattaatatataatgtACCGGTTTTAAATTTGGTAAGCAATGCCGAACTTGAAAGATTCCGGTCATATCATACAGTGTAGGTCCTCGCAAATTCTCAGATATCGATGACAACTCGCGAGGGgctttgttcagagcaaaagaaTCGAAGGAGTATCATATAAAAGACCATGTTTATTCCGTCAATGAAAAACAGTAAATTGCTACTAGATTCAATGTTTTATTCATGGTTTATTTTTTAAGTAGGATATTTCTGggattatttttcaaaatattttgcgttggtaaatgttttgtatttgaattgatatatcgaaaacaatataaaaaatcttCCAACTTATTAGGATCAATTGCAGTTGTTGTTCATGTTATAAAAAGCTATAAAAGGTATTTCTACTGTTAAAGTTTTAGCCAAAATTTGTACCTGCTGTTGCCTATGAACTTAATATTGGGGAAACACACTTCATAtatgtgttcatatatttgaacattgtttTCTTAATCTTGGACATGTAGTGAATCAGACATGTAGCAATTTGTCCTTGTTGTTAGGGTAATctgtattttccattttcaaACTGTTAATACATTTGAGAGCTTTCAAAGCCTTATCCTTCAGATTGTGCCAAAGTTTCCTATAAAAATTGTAAGAAAACTTTTGTCAACTGCTTGGAATTATGTTATGAAAGTTGTCTATAAACTCCAAGGTGTGCAATCttaaatattaatcaatattttggCTTAAGGTGTGTAGTGTCCTGATAGAGTGTACACCTACCACTTGATTTTTCTCTGCTACCATCTCCAGGAAAACTGCTTAGAAATATGGATTACATAAGAAGAGTCATTTTTGGTACTTTGCATGGTAAGTTTTGATTCTTTAATGCTCAGATTATTTTCTCAAACCTTTTTTGCAAATTGTTTTATGATCATACTTGAAGATCTGATTATGCTCTAGAGAGTTCACTGATATTTAGAACACTTATGGAGATTAAAAGTAGAAAACTTTTTACCACATTTTAAGATGTTTTGTGTATTTATTGCATATCGCAACTAACAACAAGTAGCCACTGACTTCTATAGAGCTATTCTTGGAAAGACCTAAAACTTGGATCTCGGCTTTGTTAAACAATGtaatttttcttgtattttacaGAATTATGGCAGGCTTTGAAAAAACGTGCTGCAGCTGTGATAATTGCCATGCTTCTGCCAGTAATTTATGAGTTTTTGTCATGtgagtatttttaaatataaacattCAAAAAGTTTCAAATGTTTATTCATAATTTATAGCAGCAATTTCTAACCGGAGGCGAGGTTGAAATGGGGTCAGATGCTAGGGGGTTAATACTAGGTACAAAACTGATTCTGTCGACTAACGGGGagtaaccccccccccccccccttatttttttaataaatgctAATTCACACCATTTGCTCCCAATAAGGCACTGTGCCAGGATATTCTATTTCTAAGGACCAGAATCTTTCAGATCGACATTGCCTACCCAAGTTATACTTCTCTGACTTGGTGGCCATGGATTTGATCTTTGAGAAATCTTTAACTTGTGATCTCTAGTTAGATCCAGTGCTCTAACCATAGttagtttttgaaaaaactgTTCAGTGTTCAACTGTTTTTTCAGTGACAACCTGCAAGCCTCTTAATCATGTTGAGAATGGTTCAATAGAGTGTGTCGGTAACTGGTACAACAACTCAGTTGGCGCTGTCTGTTCTTTCTCTTGCAAAAAAGGTTTTCAGTTGGTGGTTGGTGACAAGTTTAAGTATATTACATATTCAATCATAGAAAAAACTAGTCGTTAAATTGAGTACTATAAATCTATTGTACTCTTGTGAGCATGAGCCTTTGGCCAGATTTCGAGGGCTTCAACCCCCAAAAAtgtaacatgaaaaaaaaactgtttcgAGAAAATAAGataaacatatattttcaaCTTCTAAAAAATctccaaatttttattgaaatattctgGCGAATATGGCTTCAAACTTTGATTGGGAAACCTGTTTAAGAAGCAGCTTTTACTTTATCAATTTtctaattgaaattttcaaaattccaaCATTCACCCTTTTGTACAACAAATTCTCTATATCAAATCTGCTAAGCCAACATACTTAATTCAATGCTTtaacccagtggttcccaaaatttttatcaaaaactcAATTATCCCTTTAATTAAGATATAGTAGTCATATTGTTATCCCTTTTTCCTTGATGAAAAATGGCGATAATATTAAAGCCTCTTGCATACTCCCATCCGACATTGAATTGCTAAACTTGTGCAAGCTCACCATTTTAGCCTACAATCTGTACGTCAGAGTAGTGGTATTATGTCACTACGAAGTATGTGACTCAATAGCTCATTTGACTAAATTTAACAAATTATCCCAATTGGGTATAATTAACctaatttgggaaccactgttctaactCACCTAaattatgcgcaccaagatgtcgcacaacctgaaccctaacctggtacacaacctgagttcaggttgtgcgccatcttggtgcgcatacttcaggaggtccgttcTAACCATTAAGCTACTTTATGCTGATTCTGTGGGAATAACATTGGTTATTCAATTTCTGTCCGTACTAACAATGTCTTTctatttaatttacaaattatcTAGTATGTGGTGTTCGATAGCTGCCATAGTAATGTTACACTCTTTTATTGATTAGGGAGCAGTGAAGACTACATGCAATGAAGAAGGAAACTGGACTAATGGATTACCATCATGTTTGTATACATATTTAGCTATTAGATTTGAACCGGGCATGTATATCCTGCGGTAGTGAAGTCTACATTAATCTAATTGCAAGGTTAAATTGTCAATACATTGACGATTGACATGAATCTTAGTTTCAAAGTTAAAATTAGTTTAACGCAAGATCGTGCGGTGAAATCTTGATGTCAATGTGACTCGTAGTCATCCATTTCACTGTTGGTATGAAGTCTATTGGGACCCAGACTTACAATTCGAAGCAGCAGCGACTCGATCTGCAGTGATTCGACCTGGGACTCGGAACTTTAAAATGTGATTGGACCTGACTTCAGGCTCTTTACTGAGGGGTGATGGTATTTCTACCCCACACAGCTGATTAGATTTATCGATTAAAAATATATGGAGCTCTTGAAGGGCTtagaaaaattttacttttctacCAGGTTTGAAAATCTGTGATCAGCCTCCCAAAGTGTTACATGGTGAAGTGGAATGCAATGGTACTGTGGTTGGCTCTGCATGCAGAGTGAAATGTGACAAATCAAGAAAGACAGATGTAAGTTGGAATACGGCTAGGCTAGTGTTTCGCAACGTAGCTCCTCAGGCCTACAAGTAGGTCTcaagaaattacaaattgaaaagaGAGGAGACATTTTCATGATACTCAATTTTGAAGCTTTCATGGGAATAAGACATCTTTTGATGCAAAAAATGGGCCAGGAATAAATGAAGTTTCAGAATCCGTTATCTAGGCTCCTGACACATTGGCATATGCTATATGAGGAGTCTGAGGACATTCATTAGGTGACAGGAGTAATTATAGAATTGAATGATGAAGAACGATCATACCTATATAATTAGGCTGTCTTATTGCCTACCCtcctctgggataaatatggaaCCATGTGAATTATGGGCCGTATGTGAATTTTTTGCTGAAtaccatattttgtttttgtcacaGGGTGTTAATTTGATGATATGTGGGAAGGATGGGAGGTGGTTGGAAACTGCTCCAACTTGTGTCTGTGCTAATCCTTGTCGAACTGGTGAGAACTGTGATAAATTTTAACCTGGCAAGAatttaaacattatataaatgaaGATGGAGGAACATCGTACGTAAGTATAATGCGACAAAGACCAAGAAGGTCAATGCCCAAATATATATGGACAGTGTTCCcatatgtcatataaaaatgTTCCCATGACTTGAAATGAAACAGCTAAATTTTAAGCGATGTAATGTCCCGGAGAACCCTAAggtaaatttgtaaaaaaaataaaggtAGTTATCTTCTAATGCAGGGTGTGCAACCTCAATACTGGAGGgtcaaatacaaataactgatgAAACTGCGAGCTTTATTTAAACTTTGTACAGGTAGCAGGTACAGCAAtttggattattgattttatgacaTGCTATGTTCAGTTCACGAAAGTGAGTtattagggcattgtaacatcACATGCATAGATTGGACTCGATTTGCAatgcaaagagattggaattactcaAACGTACCAAATTAAAAACTTCTTTCGCGGGGGACACAGGCACACCCTTCAAAATTGGCCCTTCGCTGCGGGCCGCACActttttcttgtgggccgcaggttgcacacccctgatctagtgGTTTCGCCCATCTTTATTCACTGAGAATTTGAAACTGGGAAGCCATATTTGTTCACAACAACAATCTAGCAAAATGATTCATTTCATGTCCAATAAGTAAAATTAGTGGGAtaattttttggtactcccgaagtatgtggatCAAGATGGCAAACATcggaacgttgtatgtgtatcaggttatgccataattttattccaattttagttctagcacgagttcggagactagccaagtgactcccgtatttgtacctgaaattatggcctaaccctaacctggtacatatactacgttccggtgtcctctactttggttcacatacttcgggatcgccaattttttgattgaaatcttTTGGTAACACCATATTGCTAAACtccattttattaaaaaaatgtcaTTCTGCTGTGAATCAAATTATTCTTATgatactttcatttttttctgaaatttttcaGTTAAATTTTGGAGGCCATCCAATAAAATGTGCTACACATTATAGTATACGAAGGCTCAAATTGGACTGGTTTTGCAGATGTATAGATATAACTTCTGGGCATGAGGTTATGTGTAAACCGTATGAATCAAGATATGGTGCATGCGAGCATTCAAGTGCCGAACTCATTCGTCAGATGGTTGACAAAAAAGTTTATCCGCCACCTTGTGACCCTCATAGTCTTATGACAGGCCTTGTGACCCTCATAGTCTTATGACAGGCTGCTGAATGAGGGCTTTTATCATCTATTGCacgggtgtgcaacctttaaaaCAAGAGGGCCAGATGCAAATAACTGCGTGCAACCGcaggccgcaccttcatttgGCCTCCTTGTAGTTGCAGGCAAATTTCGTTTCGCAGCCTACATACCATCCAAAATTAGCGCTTATCTTCATGCCatacaatttttccttgtgggacGCATTTGACCTACAGGCCGCACGTTGCACACCCCTTTTGCTTTCTGAAAAATGAAATTCCATATGGCAGTTATTAACATGTATTATCATCTCCACTCTATTGAAATCTCGCCTTGTCCGAAGGTAATATTAGGTGATTAGACCAAGGTGCTACAAAGCAAACTACCAAACATTTCTACCATAAAGTGAGTcaaatttattgaattgaaaaaatgtaCTTTGAATCGCCCCACAAAATAACATGCCAAGAGGCATTTTTCAGGAAATTCGCCAAAAATTGTTTTCTGGAAATCTAATAATGTATATTCTCTGGTCCAAATAAATGAACGGCTTTGCTTCTGTTGTGTCAATATTAGGTCTTTtgtgaatattaaattattgttGAAGAATGATGTTTAAtcttatttctattttattatttcaaatattacataAGTGTATTTTTGCAATTGTTAAATGATATGCATAAATTATCGGCCTAATTTGTGAATAATAAAATTCCATCACAGCCTTTTATGAGTCTGCTGTTATGTAATTATTTTAGTTAGTGAAAGagatttcttgtttttttttatccaaaaaAATCAGCTTTGTGGCAAAAGGAGTGCCAATGTGATGTGTTGAAAAATGGAGAATGCCAGTCGTTCTGTGCATTTAGGCCTTGAATACAATATATAAGGAAATAGCGATAGCGGCAGACTAGCGACCCAACTGCATACTCGGATTTAAGGAATAAATAACTCAAGGCCACGACAGCCGAATATCGGGACTCTCAGCCGCCTGACGATGGTACATGTAACCGTGATTTTGAACGGGCAATATCCGGACAGGTAACCGGGCAAAATTCAGTATTCGCCATGTGATTAATCTGTTTCATTACTACAAGAATTCTATCCTCATGCCAGATAAACCGCATAATCCTTACACGCGCTCGACCACCACGCACACATATTTCTCATAGGATAAAATCAAAACACGGCTGCtttctattaaaaaaaattaaaagtcgAAACTGTGATATGTGA is from Styela clava chromosome 9, kaStyClav1.hap1.2, whole genome shotgun sequence and encodes:
- the LOC120339453 gene encoding L-selectin-like isoform X1 encodes the protein MDYIRRVIFGTLHELWQALKKRAAAVIIAMLLPVIYEFLSLTTCKPLNHVENGSIECVGNWYNNSVGAVCSFSCKKGFQLVGAVKTTCNEEGNWTNGLPSCLKICDQPPKVLHGEVECNGTVVGSACRVKCDKSRKTDGVNLMICGKDGRWLETAPTCVCANPCRTGCATSILEGQIQITDETASFI
- the LOC120339453 gene encoding L-selectin-like isoform X2, giving the protein MDYIRRVIFGTLHELWQALKKRAAAVIIAMLLPVIYEFLSLTTCKPLNHVENGSIECVGNWYNNSVGAVCSFSCKKGFQLVGAVKTTCNEEGNWTNGLPSCLKICDQPPKVLHGEVECNGTVVGSACRVKCDKSRKTDGVNLMICGKDGRWLETAPTCVCANPCRTVKFWRPSNKMCYTL